A DNA window from Jaculus jaculus isolate mJacJac1 chromosome 1, mJacJac1.mat.Y.cur, whole genome shotgun sequence contains the following coding sequences:
- the Dhodh gene encoding dihydroorotate dehydrogenase (quinone), mitochondrial isoform X2: protein MAWRQLRGLLDPESAHRLAVRFTSLGLLPRVTFQDSDMLEVRVLGHKFRNPVGIAAGFDKHGEAVDGLYKLGFGFVEVGSVTPQPQEGNPRPRVFRLPEDQAIINRYGFNSHGLLAVGKRLWARKQKQTQLTADGLPLGINLGKNKTSVDAAADYTEGVRVLGPLADYLVVNVSSPNTAGLRNLQGKAELCRLLTKVLQERDALKREQKPAVLVKIAPDLTAQDKEDIASVARELGIDGLIVTNTTVSRPAGLQGARRSEIGGLSGKPLRDLSTQTIREMYALTQGRIPIIGVGGINSGQDALEKIQAGASLVQLYTALTFQGPPVVRKVKRELEALLKEQGFNRVTDAIGADHRR from the exons ATGGCGTGGAGGCAGCTCAGA GGGCTGCTGGACCCCGAGTCAGCCCACAGGCTGGCTGTTCGCTTCACTTCTCTGGGTCTCCTTCCTCGAGTTACCTTCCAAGACTCTGACATGCTG GAAGTGAGAGTACTGGGCCATAAGTTCCGAAACCCAGTAGGGATTGCTGCAGGCTTTGACAAGCATGGGGAAGCTGTGGATGGACTTTACAAGCTGGgctttggttttgttgaggtaggaagTGTGACTCCTCAGCCTCAGGAAGGAAACCCCAGGCCCAGAGTCTTCCGCCTCCCTGAGGACCAAGCTATCATTAACAG GTATGGATTCAACAGCCATGGACTCTTGGCGGTGGGAAAGAGGTTATGggccaggaagcagaagcagacTCAACTCACTGCAG ATGGGCTACCTCTGGGAATAAACCTGGGCAAGAATAAAACATCAGTGGATGCTGCTGCCGACTACACAGAGGGCGTCCGGGTCTTGGGTCCCTTGGCTGACTACCTGGTAGTGAATGTGTCCAGTCCAAACACAGCTGGTCTGAGGAACCTGCAGGGAAAGGCCGAGCTGTGCCGCCTGCTGACCAAG GTGCTTCAGGAGAGGGATGCCTTGAAGAGAGAGCAGAAGCCAGCGGTGCTGGTGAAGATTGCCCCTGACCTCACAGCTCAGGACAAGGAGGACATTGCCAGTGTGGCAAGAGAG TTGGGCATTGATGGATTGATTGTCACCAACACCACAGTGAGTCGCCCTGCTGGTCTGCAGGGTGCTCGGCGCTCTGAGATAGGAGGGCTAAGTGGGAAACCCCTCCGTGACTTGTCAACTCAGACCATCAGAGAGATGTATGCCCTCACCCAAG GCAGGATTCCCATCATCGGGGTTGGAGGTATCAACAGTGGACAGGACGCACTAGAAAAGATCCAGGCAGGGGCCTCCCTGGTGCAACTGTACACGGCCCTCACCTTCCAGGGGCCACCCGTTGTGCGCAAGGTCAAACGTGAGCTGGAGGCGCTCCTGAA agaGCAGGGTTTTAACAGAGTCACGGATGCCATTGGAGCAGATCATCGGAGGTGA
- the Dhodh gene encoding dihydroorotate dehydrogenase (quinone), mitochondrial isoform X1, translated as MAWRQLRKRALDAVIVLGGGGFLFTSYLTVTGDEHFYAEYLMPALQGLLDPESAHRLAVRFTSLGLLPRVTFQDSDMLEVRVLGHKFRNPVGIAAGFDKHGEAVDGLYKLGFGFVEVGSVTPQPQEGNPRPRVFRLPEDQAIINRYGFNSHGLLAVGKRLWARKQKQTQLTADGLPLGINLGKNKTSVDAAADYTEGVRVLGPLADYLVVNVSSPNTAGLRNLQGKAELCRLLTKVLQERDALKREQKPAVLVKIAPDLTAQDKEDIASVARELGIDGLIVTNTTVSRPAGLQGARRSEIGGLSGKPLRDLSTQTIREMYALTQGRIPIIGVGGINSGQDALEKIQAGASLVQLYTALTFQGPPVVRKVKRELEALLKEQGFNRVTDAIGADHRR; from the exons ATGGCGTGGAGGCAGCTCAGA aagcgGGCCCTGGATGCTGTCATcgtcttggggggtgggggatttCTCTTCACTTCCTACTTGACTGTCACGGGGGACGAGCATTTCTATGCTGAATACCTGATGCCGGCTCTGCAGGGGCTGCTGGACCCCGAGTCAGCCCACAGGCTGGCTGTTCGCTTCACTTCTCTGGGTCTCCTTCCTCGAGTTACCTTCCAAGACTCTGACATGCTG GAAGTGAGAGTACTGGGCCATAAGTTCCGAAACCCAGTAGGGATTGCTGCAGGCTTTGACAAGCATGGGGAAGCTGTGGATGGACTTTACAAGCTGGgctttggttttgttgaggtaggaagTGTGACTCCTCAGCCTCAGGAAGGAAACCCCAGGCCCAGAGTCTTCCGCCTCCCTGAGGACCAAGCTATCATTAACAG GTATGGATTCAACAGCCATGGACTCTTGGCGGTGGGAAAGAGGTTATGggccaggaagcagaagcagacTCAACTCACTGCAG ATGGGCTACCTCTGGGAATAAACCTGGGCAAGAATAAAACATCAGTGGATGCTGCTGCCGACTACACAGAGGGCGTCCGGGTCTTGGGTCCCTTGGCTGACTACCTGGTAGTGAATGTGTCCAGTCCAAACACAGCTGGTCTGAGGAACCTGCAGGGAAAGGCCGAGCTGTGCCGCCTGCTGACCAAG GTGCTTCAGGAGAGGGATGCCTTGAAGAGAGAGCAGAAGCCAGCGGTGCTGGTGAAGATTGCCCCTGACCTCACAGCTCAGGACAAGGAGGACATTGCCAGTGTGGCAAGAGAG TTGGGCATTGATGGATTGATTGTCACCAACACCACAGTGAGTCGCCCTGCTGGTCTGCAGGGTGCTCGGCGCTCTGAGATAGGAGGGCTAAGTGGGAAACCCCTCCGTGACTTGTCAACTCAGACCATCAGAGAGATGTATGCCCTCACCCAAG GCAGGATTCCCATCATCGGGGTTGGAGGTATCAACAGTGGACAGGACGCACTAGAAAAGATCCAGGCAGGGGCCTCCCTGGTGCAACTGTACACGGCCCTCACCTTCCAGGGGCCACCCGTTGTGCGCAAGGTCAAACGTGAGCTGGAGGCGCTCCTGAA agaGCAGGGTTTTAACAGAGTCACGGATGCCATTGGAGCAGATCATCGGAGGTGA
- the Dhodh gene encoding dihydroorotate dehydrogenase (quinone), mitochondrial isoform X3 yields the protein MPALQGLLDPESAHRLAVRFTSLGLLPRVTFQDSDMLEVRVLGHKFRNPVGIAAGFDKHGEAVDGLYKLGFGFVEVGSVTPQPQEGNPRPRVFRLPEDQAIINRYGFNSHGLLAVGKRLWARKQKQTQLTADGLPLGINLGKNKTSVDAAADYTEGVRVLGPLADYLVVNVSSPNTAGLRNLQGKAELCRLLTKVLQERDALKREQKPAVLVKIAPDLTAQDKEDIASVARELGIDGLIVTNTTVSRPAGLQGARRSEIGGLSGKPLRDLSTQTIREMYALTQGRIPIIGVGGINSGQDALEKIQAGASLVQLYTALTFQGPPVVRKVKRELEALLKEQGFNRVTDAIGADHRR from the exons ATGCCGGCTCTGCAGGGGCTGCTGGACCCCGAGTCAGCCCACAGGCTGGCTGTTCGCTTCACTTCTCTGGGTCTCCTTCCTCGAGTTACCTTCCAAGACTCTGACATGCTG GAAGTGAGAGTACTGGGCCATAAGTTCCGAAACCCAGTAGGGATTGCTGCAGGCTTTGACAAGCATGGGGAAGCTGTGGATGGACTTTACAAGCTGGgctttggttttgttgaggtaggaagTGTGACTCCTCAGCCTCAGGAAGGAAACCCCAGGCCCAGAGTCTTCCGCCTCCCTGAGGACCAAGCTATCATTAACAG GTATGGATTCAACAGCCATGGACTCTTGGCGGTGGGAAAGAGGTTATGggccaggaagcagaagcagacTCAACTCACTGCAG ATGGGCTACCTCTGGGAATAAACCTGGGCAAGAATAAAACATCAGTGGATGCTGCTGCCGACTACACAGAGGGCGTCCGGGTCTTGGGTCCCTTGGCTGACTACCTGGTAGTGAATGTGTCCAGTCCAAACACAGCTGGTCTGAGGAACCTGCAGGGAAAGGCCGAGCTGTGCCGCCTGCTGACCAAG GTGCTTCAGGAGAGGGATGCCTTGAAGAGAGAGCAGAAGCCAGCGGTGCTGGTGAAGATTGCCCCTGACCTCACAGCTCAGGACAAGGAGGACATTGCCAGTGTGGCAAGAGAG TTGGGCATTGATGGATTGATTGTCACCAACACCACAGTGAGTCGCCCTGCTGGTCTGCAGGGTGCTCGGCGCTCTGAGATAGGAGGGCTAAGTGGGAAACCCCTCCGTGACTTGTCAACTCAGACCATCAGAGAGATGTATGCCCTCACCCAAG GCAGGATTCCCATCATCGGGGTTGGAGGTATCAACAGTGGACAGGACGCACTAGAAAAGATCCAGGCAGGGGCCTCCCTGGTGCAACTGTACACGGCCCTCACCTTCCAGGGGCCACCCGTTGTGCGCAAGGTCAAACGTGAGCTGGAGGCGCTCCTGAA agaGCAGGGTTTTAACAGAGTCACGGATGCCATTGGAGCAGATCATCGGAGGTGA